The sequence CTTCTGCAGGCTCCCGCCCGGTTTAACCCCTTTGTTGTGTCCATGATTATGCCCAATGCCATTGCGGCACAACTGGGGATTCGTTTCGGCCTGAAGGGGAAAAACAGTACCAATTCCACCGCCTGTGCATCGGGAACCTTTGCCCTTGGTTCAGCTTTTCAAGCTATTCAGAGGGGAGAAATGGATTTTGCCCTGGCCGGGGGGGTGGAATTTCTGGGGGACCCCTACGGCGGTATATTTCGCGGCTTCGATACGGCGGGAACCCTTACGGATATTCCTCAAAAAGAGCGGGCAAACCGCCCCTTTGATTCAGATCGCCGTGGTTTTTTGTTTAGTGAAGGGGGGTGTGGCATGCTGGTGCTGGAGAGCCTCTCCCATGCAGAAAAACGGGGTGCCCCCATTCTTTGTGAAATTTCAGGATTTTCTCACAGTTATGATGCCCATAATATCATGATGATTGACAAAGAAGGAACTGAGATTACCCGTATGCTCACGGACCTTCTTGCCATGAGCAACCGTTCTCCCCAGGATATTACCTACATCAATGCCCACGGCACGGGAACGCACCTCAATGATGCCGTTGAAGCCCGTGTTATCTCTCAACTATTCGGCCGGAATGCGGCGGTAAACTCCACCAAATCATATATGGGACATACCATTGGCGCAGCGGGAGCCCTTGAGGCAATTGTTACCGTATTGAGTATTCGCCATGCCACTATCCACGCTTCTCATAACGCAGAGAGTGTCTCCGATGATATTGATATTGTGCAGAAATGTCGCCATATCCCGGTAGACCACGCCATATCACAATCCTTTGCCTTTGGTGGAAATAACGGCGCCTTGCTTTTTTCACGGCGGTGAAAGCCTCGCAGCTACACCTGAAAGATATCTCGACAGAGGCGCTGTACCTCACGAAAATTAACCTTGCCACTTGCCATTAGGGGGAGCTCTTCCATGAACACGAACTCCGATGGAACCGCAATAGCAGGCAGGGTGTGGCGGAGCTGACGCCGTATTTTCTTGTCATTCACCACTTCCGTGACGGCGGCAACAATGCGCGCGCCCTTCTTCCTATCAGGAATATCAACCACACAGCAGGCTCCCTCTTCCGGAAGAAGCGTACTCAGGGCATGTTCCACTGACACAAGGGAGACCATTTCAGCACCAATTTTAACAAATCGCTTCAACCGTCCCTTATGCCACAAAAACCCCTCTTTATCAAGCACTCCCAGATCACCTGTGTTATACCAGCCCTGATGTATACGCAGGGCCGTTTCTTCATAATTGTTATAGTAGCCTTTCATGACAAGATCACCGCGAACAAGAATCTTCCCCTGTTTTCCCGGAGGACATTCCTCATGGGTATCAATATCTACAATTTTCACTTCCACCGAAGGCAGGGGTTTCCCAATAGAACCGGCCTTATGCTCCTCCAGGGTATTTACCGAAATCACCGGGCTTGTTTCGGTGGTCCCGTATCCTTCCAGAAGGGTGAGACCAAAGCGTTCCTGATACTCTTTCATCAAGGCGGTG comes from Chitinivibrio alkaliphilus ACht1 and encodes:
- a CDS encoding beta-ketoacyl-[acyl-carrier-protein] synthase family protein; amino-acid sequence: MERVVVTGTGAISPLGCCVDDMWNALCKGTPAIDTIPSWWRNYFSPKSSFWAPLPPLDPSAAGVSRVESMKLDRTAVLGIMAAVEALRQANIEIVLQDKRKKTHTLQGIDPHRAGVCMGTGVGGACSLVESQAHHITTPVHEQLASMDEEARTHTESLLQAPARFNPFVVSMIMPNAIAAQLGIRFGLKGKNSTNSTACASGTFALGSAFQAIQRGEMDFALAGGVEFLGDPYGGIFRGFDTAGTLTDIPQKERANRPFDSDRRGFLFSEGGCGMLVLESLSHAEKRGAPILCEISGFSHSYDAHNIMMIDKEGTEITRMLTDLLAMSNRSPQDITYINAHGTGTHLNDAVEARVISQLFGRNAAVNSTKSYMGHTIGAAGALEAIVTVLSIRHATIHASHNAESVSDDIDIVQKCRHIPVDHAISQSFAFGGNNGALLFSRR